A window of Costertonia aggregata contains these coding sequences:
- a CDS encoding DNA-directed RNA polymerase subunit omega codes for MNDLKNSKAPVSTVTINKNEFDVKTDNIYEAISITAKRAIQINSEIKKELLEKLEEFATYSDSLEEVFENKEQIEVSKFYEKLPKPHAMAVIEWLEDKIYYRNTEKDA; via the coding sequence ATGAACGATTTAAAAAATTCCAAAGCTCCGGTATCTACCGTTACCATTAATAAAAATGAGTTCGACGTTAAGACCGACAACATTTACGAGGCAATTTCGATTACAGCAAAAAGAGCGATACAAATCAATTCTGAGATTAAGAAAGAGCTCTTGGAAAAGTTAGAGGAATTTGCCACCTACAGTGACAGTTTAGAGGAAGTTTTTGAAAACAAGGAACAAATTGAAGTTTCCAAGTTTTACGAAAAGTTGCCAAAACCCCACGCCATGGCCGTTATCGAATGGTTAGAGGATAAAATATACTACAGGAATACAGAAAAGGACGCATAG